One segment of Thermococcus profundus DNA contains the following:
- a CDS encoding RNA ligase: MVSSYFMSLLLKIGVPEDRLLVLEGKGGIVEDEFEGIKYIRFRDSAKGFRRGTVVFENGEVVLGFSHIKRVVQLENGIKRVFKNRPFYVEEKVDGYNVRVVKVGDRVLALTRGGFVCPFTTERIGDFVNFEFFGDYPNLVLAGEMAGPESPYIVEGPPYVMEDIRFFLFDIQDKGTGKSLPVEERYKLAEEYGIPQVERFGLFDRSRIDDLYGLIERLSRENREGIVMKTPDMKRIAKYVTPYANINDIKIGSHIFFDLPHGYFMGRIKRLAFYLAEKHVKGDDFDEYAKALGKALLRPFVESIHEVAQGGDIEEVFTVRVKNISTAHRMVTHFERLGVKIHIEDIEDLKNGYWRITFKRVYPDATREIRDLWKGLAFVD, encoded by the coding sequence ATGGTAAGCTCGTACTTTATGAGCCTGCTCCTTAAGATCGGCGTTCCGGAGGACAGGCTCCTTGTTCTCGAGGGCAAGGGGGGCATAGTCGAGGACGAGTTCGAGGGAATCAAGTACATCAGATTTCGGGATTCTGCGAAGGGCTTCCGCAGGGGGACGGTAGTCTTCGAGAACGGAGAAGTCGTTCTTGGTTTTTCCCACATAAAGCGCGTCGTCCAGCTTGAGAACGGGATAAAGCGGGTCTTCAAGAACAGGCCCTTCTACGTTGAGGAGAAGGTCGACGGCTACAACGTCCGCGTCGTTAAGGTTGGGGATAGGGTTCTTGCCCTAACGAGGGGAGGTTTCGTCTGCCCGTTCACGACCGAGAGGATAGGGGACTTCGTTAACTTTGAGTTCTTCGGGGACTATCCGAACCTCGTCCTCGCTGGAGAGATGGCCGGGCCTGAGAGCCCGTACATAGTGGAGGGACCGCCCTACGTTATGGAGGACATTCGGTTCTTCCTCTTCGACATCCAGGATAAGGGAACTGGAAAGAGCCTGCCAGTGGAAGAACGATACAAGCTGGCGGAGGAGTATGGAATACCGCAGGTGGAGCGCTTCGGTCTCTTCGACCGTTCACGGATAGACGACCTCTACGGGCTCATCGAGAGGCTGAGCCGGGAGAATAGGGAAGGCATCGTCATGAAGACGCCCGACATGAAGAGGATAGCCAAGTACGTGACGCCCTACGCCAACATCAACGACATAAAGATAGGCTCGCACATCTTCTTCGACCTCCCACACGGCTACTTCATGGGGCGGATAAAGAGGCTCGCCTTCTATCTAGCCGAAAAGCACGTTAAGGGCGATGATTTTGACGAGTATGCTAAAGCCCTTGGAAAGGCACTGCTGAGGCCCTTCGTCGAGAGCATTCACGAGGTCGCCCAGGGCGGTGATATAGAGGAAGTCTTCACGGTGAGGGTCAAGAACATAAGCACAGCCCACAGAATGGTCACCCACTTCGAGAGGCTTGGGGTCAAAATTCACATCGAGGACATTGAAGATTTAAAGAACGGCTACTGGAGGATAACCTTCAAGCGAGTCTATCCAGA
- a CDS encoding 50S ribosomal protein L16 — protein sequence MGLRPAKIDRDVDKPAYTRREYIRGAPGPKITIFDMGNLSAEFEYEVSLHAEQAMQIRQNALEAIRIQVNRYLQKNVGRSNYHFKIRVFPFQVLRENPMATGRKADRYGNGMRRPFGKPIGLAARVRKDQKILTVWVNENHLKFALGAMHRAKMKLPYSAYYRIYDKEGNDITTKVLSTMKR from the coding sequence ATGGGACTGAGACCAGCCAAGATTGATAGGGACGTTGACAAGCCCGCTTACACGAGAAGGGAGTACATACGCGGTGCCCCCGGTCCGAAGATAACGATCTTCGACATGGGCAACCTCTCCGCCGAGTTCGAGTACGAGGTCAGCCTTCACGCCGAGCAGGCCATGCAGATAAGGCAGAACGCCCTCGAGGCCATCCGTATTCAGGTGAACAGGTACCTCCAGAAGAACGTCGGAAGGAGCAACTACCACTTCAAGATAAGGGTCTTCCCGTTCCAGGTTCTTAGAGAAAATCCGATGGCCACAGGAAGGAAGGCCGACCGTTACGGAAACGGTATGAGGAGGCCATTTGGGAAGCCAATCGGACTCGCCGCTCGCGTCAGGAAGGACCAGAAGATCCTAACCGTCTGGGTGAACGAGAACCACCTCAAGTTCGCCCTCGGCGCCATGCACAGGGCCAAGATGAAGCTCCCATACAGCGCCTACTACAGAATCTACGACAAAGAAGGCAACGACATCACCACCAAGGTTCTCTCCACGATGAAGCGCTGA